The proteins below are encoded in one region of Planctopirus limnophila DSM 3776:
- a CDS encoding PVC-type heme-binding CxxCH protein produces the protein MDHRFQPRLLLSRTVRYGLLAGLMFVGGWATLDAQVIPHRQEKPPNDPRDATTAAKLMTVPEGFTVEVVASEPEIVNPVAMAIDEKGRFWITESLEYPRHSAGPGRDRVKILEDTDGDGRADKFTVFLDGLNIPSAVQVGHGGVWIANAPDLLFVPDANRDGVPDGPAQVVVTGFGRDDTHELPNSLTWGPDGWLYGLNGVFNPSHIKYGKDNPNFAAAEKEKHPGWKFTVAMFRIHPQTREFQVFCEGTSNPWGIAFNDEGEAFISACVIDHLWHLVETGYYHRQGGPYPPHTWKIESIVKHKHQKAAYCGITWFDSDAYPEQYRKKLYMGNIHGGCINVDRIERNGSTYAGFGEPDFLTANDAWFMPVVQKTGPDGSLYILDWYDRYHCYQDANRDPEGIDRLKGRLYRVRYKETPRKANFDLVTSSDDQLVELLANPNVWTRGTAQRILEERLWRKDGKSDSLHKRLLALALNESTPAHLQRAAFQIATFAPGFNKEQTKQATVNCDPLIRAWALRTAVGSLMIGTDGQRATPSSNKIAAALVIEQIGSDLSDADARVRLQALIAMTRAAEQGLTDESLHRAFKTAAPKLLEDAHAHRLAWQTIKAFYGRRPELLGDLLASPEYRSSALAKSLDGRLMDWILSQPQPDAVVLQTILATDAASESARQVLNVLATQIQTRQLAGDRLVAVRQLVGPIIQKIVADPSSRNFVPAALLATTWGDSEGYAAARKVLETSTFKDEERLAAAGALVAAGQDEVLRSVAAIFDGKPPAASEFKGKLLATLSRLDDPEVGSFALAYYPKLTTDLQPKAIELLTQRPTWAAALLAAMEKKQIPASALSSLQARRIADLGDEQLSKRLGEVWGQVRSGRDPQRERVVAEMRHLVRTTPGDAVKGQLVFSKVCGQCHKMYGEGAEVGPEITLNGRNDYTQLLSNIFDPNLVIGAGYRSCTVITDDGRALSGLLAEDSPERVVLKVQGGKVEIIPRNTIEEYKLSELSLMPEGIEKQLSRQEIADLMAYVILDKPPGDPSARQLPGAFEVAPRESNNPAEFGAIFQTVAPGFAEVSSGLNGVGLLKEHGGQKVVVRTHPVDQKRPMVAKGIFDLPADKPSRLLVHVAHDTRGDFRLVVKVNGKVIHEEIIGKSTTENGWARREIDLAPFAGTQPVIEVLNEANNWAYEFAYWGELRVTSEAK, from the coding sequence ATGGATCATCGTTTCCAGCCGCGATTGTTGTTGAGCCGCACAGTTCGTTATGGATTGCTGGCTGGCCTGATGTTCGTTGGAGGATGGGCAACGCTCGATGCGCAGGTGATTCCTCATCGGCAGGAGAAGCCACCCAACGATCCCCGCGACGCAACGACTGCTGCGAAGCTGATGACGGTGCCGGAAGGCTTCACGGTGGAAGTCGTCGCCAGTGAGCCGGAGATCGTCAATCCGGTGGCGATGGCGATTGACGAGAAAGGCCGCTTCTGGATCACGGAGTCGCTCGAGTATCCTCGGCATAGTGCCGGGCCGGGGCGGGACCGCGTCAAGATTCTCGAGGACACCGATGGCGACGGCAGGGCCGACAAATTCACAGTCTTCCTTGACGGGCTGAACATTCCCTCGGCCGTCCAAGTGGGACATGGTGGTGTCTGGATTGCGAATGCTCCGGATCTCCTGTTTGTGCCGGATGCCAATCGGGATGGTGTTCCCGATGGCCCTGCTCAAGTCGTGGTGACCGGCTTTGGCCGCGACGACACGCATGAGTTGCCGAATTCGCTCACCTGGGGGCCGGATGGCTGGCTCTATGGGCTGAATGGCGTCTTCAATCCCAGCCACATTAAGTATGGCAAAGACAATCCGAACTTTGCCGCCGCCGAGAAGGAAAAACATCCCGGCTGGAAGTTCACGGTGGCGATGTTCCGCATTCATCCGCAGACGCGCGAATTCCAGGTCTTCTGCGAAGGGACGAGCAACCCGTGGGGGATCGCCTTCAATGACGAAGGCGAAGCGTTCATCAGCGCCTGCGTCATCGACCACCTGTGGCATCTCGTCGAAACTGGCTACTACCACCGGCAGGGCGGGCCTTATCCGCCGCACACATGGAAGATTGAATCGATCGTCAAGCACAAGCACCAGAAGGCGGCGTATTGCGGCATCACGTGGTTCGACAGCGACGCCTACCCCGAGCAGTACCGCAAGAAACTCTATATGGGGAACATCCACGGCGGATGTATCAATGTCGACCGCATTGAGCGTAATGGTTCGACCTACGCGGGCTTCGGCGAACCGGATTTCCTGACAGCGAACGATGCCTGGTTCATGCCGGTGGTGCAGAAGACCGGGCCTGATGGCTCGCTCTACATCCTCGATTGGTACGACCGCTATCATTGCTATCAAGACGCCAACCGCGATCCCGAGGGTATCGACAGGCTCAAAGGGCGGCTGTATCGCGTCCGATACAAGGAGACGCCTCGAAAGGCGAACTTCGACCTGGTGACTTCCAGCGACGACCAGCTGGTGGAACTGTTAGCAAATCCGAACGTCTGGACTCGCGGCACCGCCCAAAGGATTCTGGAGGAGCGGCTGTGGCGCAAGGACGGGAAGAGTGACTCGCTGCATAAGAGGTTATTGGCACTGGCACTCAACGAGTCGACTCCGGCTCACCTGCAACGAGCGGCCTTTCAAATCGCCACCTTCGCGCCTGGATTCAACAAAGAGCAGACAAAGCAGGCGACAGTGAATTGCGACCCTTTGATCCGCGCCTGGGCTTTGCGCACTGCAGTGGGAAGCCTGATGATCGGAACGGACGGGCAGAGAGCGACACCTTCATCGAACAAAATAGCGGCCGCGCTGGTGATCGAACAAATTGGCTCTGACTTAAGCGATGCAGATGCCCGTGTGCGCCTCCAGGCGTTGATCGCGATGACACGTGCTGCCGAGCAGGGCCTTACGGATGAATCGCTGCATCGTGCCTTCAAGACGGCAGCTCCAAAACTCCTCGAAGATGCTCATGCCCATCGGCTCGCATGGCAGACGATCAAAGCTTTTTATGGACGTAGACCAGAACTCCTGGGTGATCTCCTCGCTTCGCCTGAATACCGGTCGAGTGCTCTGGCGAAATCATTGGATGGCCGGTTGATGGACTGGATCTTATCGCAGCCCCAGCCGGATGCGGTCGTGCTGCAAACGATTCTCGCCACCGATGCGGCCAGTGAGTCAGCCCGGCAGGTGCTGAACGTGCTGGCAACTCAGATTCAGACGCGGCAGCTGGCTGGGGACCGTTTGGTGGCCGTTCGTCAGTTGGTTGGGCCGATCATCCAAAAAATCGTGGCCGATCCTTCGAGCCGCAACTTTGTGCCAGCCGCGCTTCTGGCGACGACCTGGGGAGACTCGGAAGGGTATGCCGCTGCTCGCAAGGTGCTGGAAACGTCCACCTTCAAAGACGAGGAGCGACTGGCGGCCGCTGGGGCACTGGTGGCGGCTGGTCAGGATGAAGTACTGCGGAGTGTGGCCGCCATATTCGATGGCAAGCCGCCCGCTGCCAGCGAATTCAAGGGGAAGCTGCTGGCGACTTTGTCGCGGCTGGATGATCCCGAAGTTGGCTCATTCGCCTTGGCCTACTACCCGAAGCTCACCACCGATCTGCAGCCCAAGGCCATCGAACTGCTCACCCAGCGACCGACATGGGCTGCGGCTCTTTTGGCAGCGATGGAGAAGAAGCAGATTCCCGCGTCAGCTCTCAGTTCACTTCAGGCACGACGCATCGCAGATCTGGGTGATGAACAACTTTCCAAGCGGCTGGGTGAAGTGTGGGGACAGGTGCGTTCAGGCCGCGACCCGCAGCGGGAGCGGGTGGTTGCCGAGATGCGGCATCTCGTTCGCACCACCCCGGGGGACGCGGTGAAAGGCCAGCTCGTCTTCAGCAAGGTGTGCGGGCAATGCCACAAGATGTACGGCGAAGGGGCGGAGGTCGGGCCGGAGATCACGCTCAATGGGCGGAACGATTACACGCAGCTCCTTTCGAATATCTTCGACCCGAACCTCGTCATCGGTGCGGGTTATCGCTCATGCACGGTCATCACCGACGACGGCCGGGCACTCAGCGGTCTGTTGGCTGAAGATTCTCCCGAACGGGTGGTCCTGAAGGTGCAGGGGGGGAAAGTGGAGATCATTCCCCGCAACACGATCGAGGAGTACAAGCTGAGCGAACTTTCGCTGATGCCCGAAGGGATCGAAAAGCAGTTGTCGCGTCAGGAGATCGCCGATTTGATGGCGTATGTCATCCTCGACAAGCCGCCGGGTGACCCAAGCGCGCGGCAACTGCCAGGGGCGTTCGAAGTCGCGCCCCGTGAATCGAACAACCCGGCGGAATTCGGGGCGATCTTTCAGACAGTTGCACCGGGCTTTGCGGAGGTTTCCTCGGGACTCAATGGTGTCGGATTGCTCAAGGAACATGGCGGTCAAAAAGTTGTCGTGCGGACACATCCTGTCGATCAGAAGCGACCGATGGTGGCGAAGGGAATCTTCGACCTCCCCGCCGACAAGCCGAGCCGACTCCTGGTTCATGTGGCGCACGACACGCGCGGCGACTTCCGGCTGGTGGTTAAGGTCAACGGAAAAGTGATCCATGAAGAGATCATCGGCAAGTCGACGACCGAGAATGGCTGGGCCCGCCGGGAGATCGATCTGGCTCCGTTCGCTGGGACGCAGCCTGTGATCGAAGTCCTTAACGAAGCGAACAACTGGGCCTACGAATTCGCCTATTGGGGCGAACTGCGGGTGACCAGCGAGGCGAAATAG
- a CDS encoding sulfatase yields the protein MVVAHENSPQSPPKRPNVLMIAIDDQNDWIEPLGGHPLVKTPQLKSLAERGTVFLNAHCQAPLCNPSRTSLLLGLRSTTTGIYGLSPWFRDVPALSGRLTLPQAFGKAGYTTLSTGKIFHGGGGKPKDRLKEFDEWGPAGGVGKRPEKRLIQPPPHSNPLVDWGAFPHLDSEKGDTQITDWAIEKLKQRQVQQSSSTGESKPFLMCVGYFLPHVPCYVTPEWLAMYPDDDSILPFIEKDDRKDTPRFSWYLHWRLPEPRLKWLQQHEHWRSLVRSYLASTSYVDAQIGRLLAALEATGEANNTLIVLWSDHGWHLGEKGITGKNTLWERSTRVPLLFAGPGVLAGGKCVEPVELLDIYPTLAQLCQLEAPTDLEGVSLVPQLTNPLAVRQRPAITSHNQGNHAIRTRDHRYIRYADGSEELYDHLVDPHELKNLADDPAHSGLKKQLNSWLPSIDQPPVTGSKDRVLTFDRQTNRAIWEGEIIERSSPIPE from the coding sequence ATGGTGGTGGCTCACGAGAATTCTCCTCAATCTCCACCCAAGCGCCCCAATGTCCTGATGATTGCCATTGATGACCAGAATGACTGGATCGAACCTCTGGGTGGGCATCCACTGGTCAAAACGCCGCAACTTAAATCACTTGCTGAGCGAGGTACGGTCTTTTTGAATGCTCATTGCCAGGCCCCTTTATGCAATCCTTCGCGAACGAGTCTTCTCTTAGGCTTGCGGAGCACGACAACGGGCATCTATGGATTGTCTCCCTGGTTTCGAGATGTCCCGGCGCTCTCGGGACGACTGACGTTGCCGCAGGCCTTTGGCAAGGCAGGCTATACCACTCTCAGTACAGGAAAGATCTTTCATGGAGGTGGCGGTAAGCCCAAAGATCGCCTGAAAGAGTTCGACGAATGGGGCCCAGCGGGAGGTGTCGGAAAACGTCCTGAAAAGCGGCTTATCCAGCCTCCGCCTCACTCCAATCCACTGGTCGATTGGGGTGCCTTTCCTCATCTCGACAGTGAGAAAGGCGATACTCAGATCACCGATTGGGCCATTGAAAAACTCAAACAGCGGCAAGTCCAACAGTCGTCATCAACAGGTGAATCCAAACCTTTTCTGATGTGTGTGGGGTACTTCCTGCCACATGTTCCCTGCTACGTCACGCCCGAATGGCTGGCCATGTATCCTGATGACGATTCGATTTTGCCGTTCATCGAAAAAGATGATCGAAAGGATACCCCCCGCTTCTCCTGGTATCTGCATTGGCGGCTTCCCGAACCACGACTCAAATGGCTGCAGCAGCATGAGCACTGGAGATCTCTGGTGCGTTCCTACCTGGCGTCGACTTCGTATGTCGATGCCCAGATCGGGCGACTGTTGGCCGCGCTGGAAGCGACAGGCGAGGCAAACAATACGTTGATCGTCCTCTGGTCGGACCATGGCTGGCATCTGGGTGAGAAAGGGATCACGGGTAAGAACACGCTCTGGGAACGCTCCACCCGTGTGCCTCTCCTCTTCGCCGGCCCGGGAGTTCTCGCAGGTGGAAAATGTGTAGAACCCGTCGAACTGCTCGATATCTACCCCACTCTGGCACAGCTTTGCCAGCTTGAGGCCCCGACTGATCTGGAAGGGGTCTCACTGGTTCCGCAATTGACAAACCCACTCGCTGTTCGCCAGCGACCGGCAATCACTTCCCACAATCAAGGCAACCATGCGATCCGTACGCGAGATCATCGCTACATTCGCTATGCCGATGGATCGGAAGAGTTGTACGATCACCTCGTCGATCCTCATGAACTCAAGAATCTTGCCGATGATCCTGCACATTCAGGCCTCAAGAAACAGCTCAATTCATGGCTCCCATCGATCGATCAACCACCTGTGACGGGAAGTAAAGACCGCGTTCTCACCTTTGACCGGCAGACGAACCGCGCGATCTGGGAAGGCGAGATCATTGAGCGTTCGTCACCCATCCCGGAGTAG
- a CDS encoding sulfatase family protein, translated as MRYFFFVLALLVVDCLAGRSAMAQQESTRLPNILWLTSEDHGPHMGCYGDSLARTPHVDQLAKKGMRFRMAWSVVPVCAPARTAIITGVYPSASGGLHMRSMVPWPEEQLLFPAYLRKAGYYTTNNSKEDYNVPKAVPPWDKSGANAHWKNRKPGQPFFAVFNSTKSHESQIRKRPHQALTSPADVRIPKYHPETPEVRQDWAQYYDQVRAADADAGIHLLELAEAGLAEDTIVFYYADHGSGMPRNKRWAGNTGLQVPFVVYFPEKYRHLAPADYRAGGVSDRLISFVDLAPTILSLASIQPPAYMQGHAFAGPYTAPAPQYLFGVRGRMDERPDHVRSVTDGRYVYLRNYLLHLPHGQYLEYQFQTPTTVAWKTLFDQGKLNPAQSAMWVTPREPEELYDLTSDPDEVVNLALDPAHAATIARFRKVLFDQNVRVRDVCYLPEEEMHRRSKSTTPWGLGHRPETFALEKTIEAADVAASKESKIEELSKFLSDPEPGVRYWGLIGLLIRQQRGAPIPLPAVLPLMDDESPSVQIVSAQLAVLAGSSAEQSQGLALLKTLATPEKSDVLTSISALTAIESLGDRGQSLWDDLLLMNTTNLKLPDQRFSPYIPRLLLNLKELKERRTSNR; from the coding sequence ATGAGATACTTTTTTTTCGTTCTTGCGTTACTCGTTGTTGATTGCCTGGCTGGCAGGTCGGCCATGGCTCAGCAGGAATCGACCAGGCTTCCGAATATCTTGTGGCTGACAAGTGAAGACCACGGGCCACATATGGGTTGTTATGGTGATTCGCTCGCACGCACTCCTCATGTCGATCAGTTAGCCAAAAAAGGGATGCGGTTTCGCATGGCATGGTCGGTGGTGCCTGTCTGTGCACCCGCTCGAACAGCCATTATCACCGGCGTCTACCCATCAGCCAGTGGTGGGCTTCACATGCGATCGATGGTTCCCTGGCCAGAAGAGCAACTTCTCTTCCCGGCTTATTTGCGCAAAGCCGGCTATTACACGACAAACAACTCGAAAGAAGACTACAACGTCCCCAAAGCGGTTCCCCCATGGGATAAATCAGGTGCGAATGCTCACTGGAAGAATCGCAAACCTGGACAGCCTTTCTTTGCAGTCTTCAATTCGACGAAAAGTCATGAAAGCCAGATTCGCAAACGGCCTCATCAGGCCTTGACCAGCCCTGCTGATGTCCGCATTCCTAAGTACCATCCGGAGACTCCCGAGGTTCGCCAGGATTGGGCACAGTATTACGACCAGGTGAGAGCTGCCGATGCCGACGCCGGTATTCACCTTCTCGAACTGGCAGAGGCCGGCCTCGCGGAGGACACAATTGTCTTTTATTACGCAGATCACGGCAGTGGCATGCCCAGAAACAAACGCTGGGCTGGCAACACCGGGTTGCAGGTGCCTTTTGTCGTTTACTTCCCCGAAAAGTATCGCCACCTGGCTCCGGCTGATTATCGTGCCGGGGGTGTTTCTGACCGATTGATCAGTTTTGTCGACCTGGCTCCCACAATCCTGAGTCTGGCAAGCATCCAGCCACCCGCCTACATGCAAGGTCATGCTTTTGCCGGTCCTTATACCGCTCCAGCCCCCCAGTACCTGTTTGGTGTTCGCGGACGCATGGATGAGCGGCCCGATCATGTTCGCAGTGTGACAGATGGTCGATATGTCTATCTGCGGAATTACCTGCTGCATCTTCCCCATGGCCAGTATCTGGAGTACCAGTTTCAGACACCGACGACTGTGGCCTGGAAAACCTTATTCGATCAAGGGAAGCTCAATCCGGCACAGTCCGCCATGTGGGTCACGCCTCGTGAACCCGAAGAACTTTACGATCTCACCAGCGATCCGGATGAAGTTGTCAATCTGGCACTTGATCCTGCGCACGCCGCGACCATCGCCCGCTTTCGAAAGGTTCTGTTCGATCAGAACGTGCGAGTCCGCGATGTCTGCTACCTTCCTGAAGAAGAGATGCACCGCCGGTCAAAATCAACCACTCCCTGGGGACTGGGCCATCGCCCGGAAACATTCGCCCTCGAAAAGACGATCGAGGCGGCTGATGTGGCAGCCTCCAAAGAGTCAAAAATTGAGGAACTGTCAAAATTTCTCAGTGATCCCGAACCGGGTGTTCGCTACTGGGGCCTCATCGGCTTGCTCATTCGTCAGCAGCGGGGCGCGCCAATCCCTTTGCCGGCTGTTTTGCCACTGATGGACGATGAATCACCCTCGGTGCAGATTGTCTCTGCACAACTGGCTGTGCTCGCAGGTTCCTCAGCCGAGCAGTCCCAGGGGCTCGCTTTGCTCAAAACCTTAGCCACTCCCGAAAAGAGTGATGTGCTGACCTCGATCAGCGCACTGACGGCCATTGAATCTCTGGGAGATCGAGGCCAGTCACTCTGGGACGATCTTCTGCTGATGAACACAACAAACCTCAAGCTGCCTGACCAGCGTTTCAGTCCGTACATTCCTCGATTGCTCCTGAATCTCAAGGAACTTAAAGAACGTCGAACATCAAACCGGTAG
- a CDS encoding metallophosphoesterase family protein, with protein MTNISRRTFLATSSCAITLPALVTQAQEQTAPLRFGVITDLHQDIIPDAPERLRAFVEAMTLANVDFICQLGDFCIPKPANQPLMKIWNSFPGPKYHVLGNHDMDAGYKPQVTAEFYGMPARYYAFSAKGVRFIVLDGNEPGGQKSGYARYIGPDQIAWLKTELEKSNEPVIVLIHQPLETDSGIENHAAIQKILEGTLSNKSPVVAVFAGHLHQDYVRPVNGIPYIQINSAAYHWMGDQFAHESYSPEIHKQHPHLKSTCPYQDPLWAMVTVDLAGRTLEIEGLKTTWVGQSPWELGATEKSHPPEIVRPAISEQQINLVR; from the coding sequence ATGACAAATATCAGTCGGCGGACATTTCTGGCTACAAGTTCCTGCGCAATCACTTTACCCGCCCTGGTGACTCAGGCGCAGGAGCAGACAGCACCTCTGCGTTTTGGGGTGATCACGGATCTCCATCAGGACATTATCCCCGATGCTCCTGAACGTTTGAGAGCGTTTGTCGAAGCGATGACATTGGCAAACGTCGATTTTATCTGCCAACTGGGCGATTTTTGTATCCCCAAACCTGCAAACCAGCCCCTCATGAAGATCTGGAACTCATTTCCCGGGCCTAAATACCATGTGCTGGGTAATCATGACATGGACGCCGGTTACAAACCTCAGGTCACTGCCGAGTTCTATGGTATGCCTGCCAGGTACTATGCGTTTTCTGCAAAAGGGGTGCGATTCATTGTTCTGGATGGAAACGAACCGGGGGGCCAGAAATCGGGATATGCCCGGTACATTGGACCGGATCAAATCGCGTGGTTGAAAACGGAGCTTGAGAAATCCAACGAACCCGTCATCGTGCTCATCCACCAACCTCTGGAAACAGATTCAGGCATCGAAAACCATGCGGCAATCCAGAAGATTCTCGAAGGGACGTTATCAAACAAGTCGCCCGTAGTGGCTGTATTCGCAGGTCACTTGCATCAGGATTACGTTCGCCCTGTCAACGGGATTCCCTACATCCAGATCAACAGTGCGGCTTACCACTGGATGGGGGATCAATTCGCACACGAGAGTTACTCTCCAGAAATTCACAAACAGCATCCTCACCTGAAAAGTACCTGCCCCTATCAGGATCCTTTATGGGCGATGGTGACTGTCGATCTAGCCGGGCGAACACTCGAAATTGAGGGGCTAAAAACGACATGGGTCGGGCAATCTCCCTGGGAACTGGGTGCGACTGAGAAAAGTCATCCGCCGGAAATTGTCCGGCCAGCCATCAGTGAGCAGCAGATCAATCTGGTTCGCTGA
- a CDS encoding sulfatase family protein, translating to MSSRQRILQIAILFLLRLMICGDLLAAETPAQPLNIVVLYADDWRFDSLGCAGNPIIQTPHIDALAAKGVRFPRNAVTTSICGVSRATLLTGQWMSRHGNPAFEMFKTPWAETYPAILRERGYHVAHVGKWHNGKFPAANYDYSRISATRHWVPARGEAGKKGEKVHITALQEQDALDFFDSRSKEKPFCLTVAFFAPHADDPSPAQYLPQPKSMSLYVNDIIPVPATANEQAFRNLPPFLANDKQEGRRRWSLRFSTDEAFQTSMKNYYRLITEVDAACGRILDRLNAEGLADNTLILFTTDNGYFHAEKGLADKWYPYEESIRVPLVIVDPRMDKSLAGMTNNAQTLNVDLAPTILRAAGAQPTPRMQGQDMSPLYLGTPASRQAAAKSWRTDFFYEHSAIRDISFIPSSQALVTPEWKYLYWPDFQREELFHLTTDPREEHDLAGDEKSLDTLRDLRERFAKLRNLAR from the coding sequence ATGTCTTCACGACAGCGAATCCTTCAGATTGCGATCTTGTTCTTGTTGAGACTTATGATCTGCGGCGATCTCCTCGCGGCCGAGACTCCTGCTCAGCCGCTGAACATTGTGGTGCTTTACGCCGATGACTGGCGTTTTGATTCCCTCGGCTGCGCCGGCAACCCCATTATCCAGACACCCCACATCGACGCCCTTGCGGCCAAGGGCGTTCGCTTTCCGCGTAATGCCGTCACCACCTCCATCTGCGGCGTCTCCCGCGCCACGCTCCTCACTGGCCAATGGATGTCGCGTCACGGCAACCCGGCCTTCGAGATGTTCAAAACCCCCTGGGCCGAAACGTATCCCGCGATCCTTCGTGAACGGGGCTATCACGTGGCCCATGTCGGCAAGTGGCACAACGGCAAGTTCCCCGCCGCCAACTACGATTACAGCCGCATCTCAGCCACGAGGCACTGGGTTCCCGCTCGGGGCGAGGCCGGTAAGAAAGGCGAGAAGGTTCATATCACCGCCCTGCAGGAACAGGACGCCCTCGACTTCTTCGACAGCCGTTCCAAGGAAAAACCCTTCTGCCTGACGGTCGCCTTCTTCGCCCCTCACGCCGATGACCCTTCACCCGCACAATACTTGCCGCAACCGAAAAGCATGTCGCTGTATGTCAATGACATCATTCCAGTACCTGCGACAGCGAACGAGCAGGCTTTTCGAAATTTGCCACCCTTCCTGGCGAACGACAAGCAGGAGGGCCGCCGTCGCTGGTCGTTAAGGTTCTCGACGGATGAAGCCTTCCAGACGTCGATGAAAAACTACTACCGGCTCATCACCGAAGTCGATGCTGCCTGCGGCCGCATTCTGGATCGATTGAATGCGGAGGGGTTGGCGGACAACACGCTCATCCTCTTCACCACGGACAACGGCTATTTCCACGCCGAAAAAGGCTTGGCTGATAAGTGGTATCCTTACGAAGAAAGTATCCGCGTGCCGCTGGTAATCGTCGATCCCCGGATGGACAAATCGCTGGCGGGAATGACGAATAATGCCCAGACACTGAACGTCGATCTCGCGCCGACGATCCTTCGCGCCGCCGGTGCCCAGCCCACCCCGCGGATGCAGGGCCAGGACATGTCACCCCTCTATCTGGGAACGCCCGCTTCAAGACAGGCAGCCGCCAAAAGTTGGCGAACCGACTTCTTCTACGAGCATTCGGCTATCCGTGACATTTCGTTTATCCCTTCATCGCAGGCTCTCGTGACGCCCGAGTGGAAGTACCTGTATTGGCCAGACTTTCAGCGGGAAGAACTCTTTCATCTCACCACTGATCCTCGCGAAGAACACGACTTGGCCGGAGATGAAAAATCTCTCGACACTTTACGTGATCTCCGTGAGCGCTTCGCGAAGCTAAGAAATCTCGCCAGGTAA
- a CDS encoding alpha/beta hydrolase: MADFWKYGLVMLSLWVGLQHAALASDPAVKITPDVVYGHKDGLAMTLDVFTPTANANGAGVIFIVSGGWYSQWTPPEKLHGMLKPLTDAGYTVFAVRHGSSPKYGIPDAVADVRRSVRFIRLHAQQFGISPDRLGVFGISAGGHLSLTLGTTGDDGRASDADPVNRVSDRVQAVVAFVAPTDLTIMVREAKDRLPAYNRFPALDLDLAAAKKLSPLFEVSADDAPTLLLAGAKDDLVPIAHSQKIKAAFDQTQVPSRLMEFPEAGHGLPPADMKQAVEEMLNWFNKHLAPPTS; encoded by the coding sequence ATGGCAGATTTCTGGAAATACGGGCTCGTCATGCTCTCCCTCTGGGTTGGTCTGCAGCATGCGGCTCTGGCAAGCGATCCCGCTGTGAAAATTACGCCGGATGTGGTCTATGGTCATAAAGATGGCCTGGCGATGACGCTGGATGTCTTCACGCCAACCGCAAATGCCAATGGAGCAGGGGTGATTTTTATCGTTAGCGGTGGCTGGTATTCGCAGTGGACACCACCCGAAAAGCTGCATGGCATGCTCAAGCCACTGACCGATGCAGGCTATACCGTTTTTGCAGTGCGGCATGGCAGCAGCCCGAAGTATGGCATTCCGGATGCCGTCGCCGATGTTCGCCGCAGTGTGCGATTTATTCGTCTGCATGCCCAACAGTTTGGCATCTCGCCCGACCGACTGGGAGTCTTTGGCATCAGCGCTGGAGGACATCTTTCACTCACGCTGGGCACCACAGGAGACGATGGCCGTGCGAGTGACGCTGATCCAGTCAATCGCGTGAGTGATCGTGTTCAGGCCGTGGTGGCCTTTGTTGCTCCTACCGATCTGACGATTATGGTGCGCGAGGCCAAAGACCGGTTGCCGGCTTACAATCGGTTCCCGGCGCTGGATCTCGACCTGGCTGCAGCGAAGAAGCTTTCACCTCTCTTTGAGGTTTCTGCCGATGACGCGCCGACCTTGCTGCTGGCTGGGGCCAAGGATGATCTGGTCCCCATCGCGCACAGCCAGAAAATCAAGGCGGCTTTCGATCAGACGCAAGTTCCCAGCCGATTAATGGAATTCCCCGAGGCAGGCCATGGCTTGCCTCCTGCCGACATGAAACAGGCCGTTGAAGAAATGCTGAACTGGTTCAACAAGCATCTTGCCCCGCCAACTTCATGA